A stretch of Natronobacterium texcoconense DNA encodes these proteins:
- a CDS encoding presenilin family intramembrane aspartyl protease PSH: protein MNDRTRVLVAVGVTVVLFLGVQFGALALIEPFHESDRQAVENPEDPTNSVVYFAIILAATGLMLAAFKFDLQWLIRALIVGVSVMLAWFVFTEFVPPVITAGPVNVIAVLASLGVGLALLLYPEWYVIDATGVLMGAGAAALFGISFGLLPALLLLAVLAVYDAISVYGTEHMLDLAEGVMDLKIPVVLVIPTSLSYSYLESTDPANLEESSEPDALDSETEAVPSSSGPGPEPGLAPDPDAAEETESEDARDFERDALFIGLGDAVIPTILVVSAAFFLEVEALEVPWIALNVPALGALLGTIAGLVVLMYMVIRGRAHAGLPLLNGGAIGGYLLGALASGVSIATALGF from the coding sequence ATGAACGATCGGACGCGGGTGCTCGTCGCCGTTGGCGTGACGGTGGTCCTCTTTCTGGGCGTCCAGTTCGGCGCGCTGGCGCTGATCGAGCCCTTCCACGAATCCGACCGACAGGCCGTCGAGAACCCCGAAGATCCGACTAACAGCGTCGTCTACTTCGCGATCATCCTCGCCGCGACCGGACTCATGCTCGCGGCGTTCAAGTTCGACCTCCAGTGGCTGATCCGGGCGTTGATCGTCGGCGTGAGCGTGATGCTCGCCTGGTTCGTCTTCACCGAGTTCGTCCCGCCGGTGATCACGGCCGGGCCGGTGAACGTGATCGCCGTGCTCGCGTCGCTGGGCGTCGGTCTTGCGCTCCTGTTATATCCCGAGTGGTACGTCATCGACGCAACGGGGGTGTTGATGGGCGCTGGCGCGGCCGCACTGTTCGGTATCAGCTTCGGCCTTCTGCCGGCGTTGCTGTTGCTGGCCGTCCTCGCGGTCTACGACGCCATCAGCGTCTACGGCACCGAACACATGCTCGACCTCGCCGAAGGCGTGATGGACCTGAAGATCCCCGTCGTGCTCGTGATCCCGACGTCGCTGTCGTACTCCTATCTCGAGAGCACGGATCCCGCGAATCTCGAGGAGTCGAGTGAACCCGACGCGCTTGACAGCGAGACCGAAGCCGTTCCCTCCAGTTCCGGTCCCGGGCCGGAGCCCGGTCTCGCGCCCGATCCGGACGCCGCCGAGGAGACCGAAAGCGAGGACGCGCGGGACTTCGAGCGCGACGCCCTGTTCATCGGACTCGGCGACGCCGTTATCCCAACGATTCTCGTCGTGAGCGCGGCCTTCTTCCTCGAGGTGGAGGCGCTCGAGGTGCCCTGGATCGCGCTGAACGTGCCGGCACTTGGGGCGTTGCTCGGGACGATTGCCGGGCTGGTCGTTCTCATGTACATGGTTATCCGGGGTCGGGCGCACGCGGGCCTGCCGTTGCTCAACGGTGGCGCGATCGGTGGCTATCTGCTCGGTGCACTCGCGAGCGGCGTCTCGATTGCGACGGCACTCGGGTTCTGA
- a CDS encoding H/ACA ribonucleoprotein complex subunit GAR1: protein MRRVGTVVRTAQGLAVLRTDDGDTSADADEHRHEIGTMVLDDSLEEVGRVVDVFGPVDRPYLSVTPDDDVHLPSLVGSTLYAR, encoded by the coding sequence ATGCGCCGTGTCGGAACGGTCGTCAGGACCGCACAGGGACTTGCCGTGTTGCGAACCGACGACGGTGATACGAGTGCGGACGCGGACGAGCACCGCCACGAGATCGGGACGATGGTCCTCGACGACTCGCTCGAGGAGGTCGGCCGCGTGGTCGACGTCTTCGGGCCCGTCGATCGCCCCTATCTTTCGGTGACGCCGGACGACGACGTCCACCTGCCGTCGCTCGTCGGATCGACGCTGTACGCTCGTTGA
- the srp19 gene encoding signal recognition particle subunit SRP19 — MVENVIWPAYLDASLSRSDGRRVSEDLAVEEPTVEEIAKAVQQIGYDATIERDKSYSREHWEDRGRVVVRGADDSTKNDLVQAVAAYVVAMRE, encoded by the coding sequence ATGGTCGAAAACGTCATCTGGCCCGCTTACCTCGACGCCTCTCTCTCGAGGTCTGACGGCCGCCGGGTCTCCGAGGACCTCGCCGTCGAGGAGCCGACGGTCGAGGAGATCGCCAAAGCCGTCCAGCAGATCGGATACGACGCCACGATAGAACGCGACAAGTCCTACTCTCGAGAGCACTGGGAAGATCGGGGTCGCGTCGTCGTTCGCGGTGCGGACGACTCGACGAAAAACGATCTCGTCCAGGCAGTGGCGGCGTACGTCGTCGCGATGCGCGAATGA
- a CDS encoding PGF-CTERM-anchored ABC transporter substrate-binding protein yields the protein MRNVTTTLMAVLLVVSVLAPATIAGSVAADTAQPDVDCEHPMELTDATGEEVSLEEPPERVVALQPSDTQTVFEIGAEDQLVGMPINDYTDHHDAGDRTDIDIPEDERIDVETVIDLEPDVVLAANVTVDGDVQQLRDAGLTVYHFETAESLDDVRDNVYTTGQLIGECEGAEERVDWMDERLEVVEEAVDGEDRPLAYWSLGFGWTAGAETFQDEVLQTAGVENLGAEAGIVEWQEISDEVIIEEDPEWIIYGVDEEGEDPGLSEGVMATTAYENDQLVAVDSNQINQAAPHVVYAIEDIVQAVHPEAYEEAVDELEGTDSEEDETDESETDADDEEAAAVADGDADDSIPGFAVSTALVAVLLTSLVLVRSRQ from the coding sequence ATGCGAAACGTAACGACCACGCTGATGGCAGTCTTGCTCGTCGTCTCCGTTCTCGCTCCCGCGACGATCGCTGGCAGTGTCGCCGCTGACACGGCACAGCCGGACGTCGACTGCGAGCACCCGATGGAACTCACGGACGCGACGGGTGAGGAGGTATCGCTCGAGGAACCCCCGGAACGGGTCGTCGCTCTACAGCCGAGTGACACGCAGACGGTCTTCGAAATCGGCGCCGAGGACCAACTCGTCGGCATGCCGATCAACGACTACACGGACCACCACGACGCCGGTGATCGGACGGACATCGACATTCCGGAAGACGAGCGTATCGACGTCGAGACCGTGATCGACCTCGAGCCGGACGTCGTTCTGGCTGCCAACGTCACCGTCGATGGGGACGTCCAGCAGCTTCGCGATGCCGGGCTGACGGTCTATCACTTCGAAACCGCGGAGTCGCTCGACGACGTTCGCGACAACGTTTACACGACCGGTCAGCTGATCGGAGAGTGTGAGGGCGCAGAGGAGCGCGTCGACTGGATGGACGAACGCCTCGAGGTCGTCGAGGAGGCCGTCGACGGTGAGGACCGACCGCTTGCCTACTGGTCGCTCGGCTTCGGCTGGACGGCCGGCGCGGAGACCTTCCAGGACGAGGTGCTGCAGACTGCCGGCGTCGAGAACCTCGGCGCCGAAGCTGGCATCGTAGAATGGCAGGAGATCAGCGACGAAGTGATCATCGAGGAAGACCCCGAATGGATCATCTACGGCGTCGACGAAGAGGGTGAGGACCCCGGTCTCTCGGAGGGCGTGATGGCGACGACCGCCTACGAGAACGACCAGCTAGTCGCGGTCGACTCGAACCAGATCAACCAGGCGGCCCCCCACGTCGTCTACGCCATCGAAGATATCGTCCAGGCTGTCCACCCCGAGGCCTACGAGGAAGCTGTCGACGAACTCGAGGGTACGGATAGCGAGGAAGACGAAACTGACGAGAGCGAAACTGACGCAGACGACGAAGAAGCGGCGGCGGTCGCGGACGGTGACGCCGACGACTCGATCCCCGGATTCGCCGTCTCCACGGCACTGGTAGCCGTTCTGCTGACGTCGCTCGTGCTGGTTCGCTCGAGGCAGTAG
- the btuC gene encoding vitamin B12 ABC transporter permease BtuC, translating into MRLRSRALSWSIALTILLVGVVIVSAGLGPVRIDPITVALAIMNSIVVPSGVGFGSWTVPVFGWAIPVPSLEYTGIFAFDIHGPHQTIVADIRLPRIALAATVGFALAAAGTVMQGFFRNPLADPSIIGVSTGAAVGAVAALAFPAFVPIGLRPAAFLSAIATAFLVYAIATDGGRTPVATLLLAGVAIQAFLGAMISYMLVHSGDSLRQAVVWLMGHLSNSTWDDVSLSLPFVLIGVVVLGAYTREMNVLLLGEEDAHHLGVDVERTKLLLLAIASVVTAAGVAVAGVIGFVGLVVPHIMRLIVGPDHRILLPTSALAGASFLVVTDTIARSGPAEVPVGIVTAAFGAPFFLYLLKRREVHSL; encoded by the coding sequence GTGAGACTTCGGAGTCGAGCCCTCTCGTGGTCGATCGCGCTGACGATACTCCTCGTGGGGGTCGTCATCGTCAGCGCCGGGCTCGGCCCGGTCAGAATCGACCCGATCACGGTCGCACTCGCGATCATGAACAGTATCGTCGTACCGTCCGGAGTCGGCTTCGGATCGTGGACGGTCCCCGTGTTCGGCTGGGCGATTCCCGTCCCTTCCCTCGAGTACACCGGGATTTTTGCCTTCGACATACATGGCCCCCACCAGACGATCGTCGCGGATATCAGACTACCGCGTATCGCACTCGCGGCGACGGTCGGATTCGCCCTCGCAGCCGCGGGAACGGTCATGCAGGGGTTCTTCCGCAATCCCCTCGCCGATCCGTCGATCATCGGGGTCTCGACGGGAGCGGCCGTGGGTGCCGTCGCAGCACTGGCGTTCCCCGCGTTCGTTCCGATCGGGTTGCGTCCCGCAGCGTTTCTCAGTGCGATCGCAACGGCGTTTCTCGTCTACGCAATCGCGACCGACGGCGGGCGAACTCCCGTCGCAACCCTGCTGCTCGCGGGAGTCGCAATCCAGGCGTTTCTCGGTGCAATGATTTCGTACATGCTCGTCCACAGCGGCGATAGCCTCCGACAGGCGGTCGTCTGGCTGATGGGACATCTCTCGAACAGTACCTGGGACGACGTCTCGCTCTCGCTCCCGTTCGTCCTGATCGGCGTCGTCGTTCTCGGTGCCTACACACGCGAGATGAACGTTCTCCTGCTCGGCGAGGAGGACGCACACCATCTCGGCGTCGACGTCGAACGAACCAAGCTACTGTTGCTGGCGATCGCCAGCGTCGTTACCGCTGCAGGGGTAGCCGTCGCGGGTGTCATCGGATTCGTCGGCCTCGTCGTCCCCCACATCATGCGACTGATCGTCGGCCCCGACCACCGGATCCTCCTGCCGACGAGCGCGCTGGCGGGCGCCTCGTTTCTCGTCGTGACCGATACGATAGCACGGTCCGGTCCCGCTGAGGTGCCTGTCGGGATCGTAACAGCCGCCTTTGGCGCGCCGTTTTTCCTCTATCTGCTCAAACGACGGGAGGTGCACTCGCTGTGA
- the gatE gene encoding Glu-tRNA(Gln) amidotransferase subunit GatE — protein MTASEYDYDELGLVAGLEIHQQLDTATKLFCQCPTELREPEEAERTFTRYLHPTRSELGEIDEAALEESKVDREFEYLAYDSTCLVEEDDEPPHELDEEALETVLEISQLMEMNPVDQAHVMRKLVVDGSNTSGFQRSTLIATGGEIETSDGAVGIEDLMLEEESAQRVEETDDGVRYSLDRLGIPLVEIGTSPDISTPEQALEAAERIGMLLRSTGKVKRGLGTIRQDVNVSIEEGARVEIKGVQSLDDIDDIVRNEVARQVELVEIADDLADREAEVGETQDVTEVFEGTDSGVISGALNSGGSVMAVPLYGFDGLVGREIAPDRRLGTEFSDHAKRHGAGGIFHTDELPAYGVTEDEVTALRDAVGAGSEDAVAIVADDTDVAKASIEAVAERAETAFEGVPEETRGANDDGTTRYLRPLPGAARMYPETDVPPVEPDPSDVPEPELLTEKVERYQDEYDLGEGLAEQVAYGKHMPLFEDVVANGIDPTLAASTLESTLTELRRDDVPVENLEDEHLRGVLEMVEDGDLPNEGVGDLLEALAENPDRTPEEAAEAEGLGGADEEEVREAVAEVVERNESQVEEEGMQAFSGLMGECMGALRGKADGDLVSQLLREEIQKRA, from the coding sequence ATGACTGCGAGCGAGTACGACTACGACGAGCTCGGACTCGTCGCCGGGCTGGAAATCCACCAGCAACTCGATACGGCGACGAAACTGTTCTGCCAGTGTCCGACCGAACTCCGCGAACCCGAGGAAGCCGAGCGAACGTTCACCCGCTACCTCCATCCTACCCGGAGCGAACTCGGCGAGATCGACGAGGCCGCCCTAGAGGAGAGCAAGGTCGACCGCGAGTTCGAGTATCTCGCGTACGACTCGACGTGTCTCGTCGAGGAAGACGACGAACCACCGCACGAACTCGACGAGGAAGCTCTCGAGACCGTCCTCGAGATCTCCCAGCTGATGGAGATGAACCCCGTCGACCAGGCTCACGTCATGCGAAAGCTCGTCGTCGACGGCTCGAACACCTCCGGGTTCCAGCGTTCGACTCTCATCGCGACTGGCGGTGAGATCGAGACGAGCGACGGCGCAGTCGGCATCGAGGACCTCATGCTCGAGGAAGAAAGCGCCCAGCGCGTCGAAGAGACCGACGACGGCGTCCGCTACAGCCTCGACCGACTCGGCATCCCGCTGGTCGAGATCGGGACGAGTCCGGACATCTCGACGCCCGAACAGGCGCTCGAGGCCGCCGAACGGATCGGGATGCTGCTTCGGTCGACGGGCAAGGTCAAACGCGGTCTGGGGACGATCCGCCAGGACGTCAACGTCTCGATCGAGGAGGGTGCCCGCGTCGAGATCAAGGGCGTCCAGAGTCTCGACGACATCGACGACATCGTCCGCAACGAGGTCGCTCGGCAGGTCGAACTCGTCGAGATCGCCGACGATCTGGCCGACCGCGAGGCCGAGGTCGGCGAGACCCAGGACGTGACCGAGGTCTTCGAGGGCACCGACAGCGGCGTCATCAGTGGGGCACTGAATTCGGGCGGCTCCGTGATGGCCGTCCCACTCTACGGCTTCGACGGACTCGTCGGCCGAGAGATCGCACCAGATCGCCGTCTCGGTACCGAGTTCTCCGACCACGCCAAACGCCACGGCGCGGGCGGCATCTTCCACACCGACGAACTGCCGGCCTACGGCGTCACCGAAGACGAAGTCACAGCCCTGCGAGACGCCGTCGGTGCTGGCTCCGAGGACGCCGTCGCCATCGTCGCCGACGATACCGACGTCGCGAAGGCCTCGATCGAGGCAGTCGCCGAACGCGCGGAGACCGCATTCGAGGGCGTCCCCGAGGAGACACGCGGTGCGAACGACGACGGGACGACCCGCTACCTGCGGCCGCTGCCCGGCGCGGCACGAATGTACCCCGAGACGGACGTTCCGCCCGTCGAACCCGACCCGAGTGACGTCCCCGAACCCGAACTGCTGACCGAGAAGGTCGAACGCTACCAGGACGAGTACGACCTCGGCGAAGGGCTAGCCGAACAGGTCGCCTACGGGAAGCACATGCCACTGTTCGAGGACGTCGTCGCCAACGGGATCGATCCCACGCTCGCAGCATCGACCCTCGAGTCGACGCTGACCGAACTCCGCCGTGACGACGTCCCCGTCGAGAACCTCGAGGACGAACATCTGCGTGGCGTGCTCGAGATGGTCGAGGACGGCGACCTGCCCAACGAGGGCGTCGGCGACCTGCTCGAGGCGCTGGCCGAGAACCCCGACCGGACGCCCGAAGAGGCAGCCGAAGCGGAAGGTCTCGGCGGTGCCGACGAAGAGGAGGTCCGCGAGGCCGTCGCCGAGGTCGTCGAGCGAAACGAGTCGCAGGTCGAAGAAGAGGGCATGCAGGCGTTCTCCGGGCTCATGGGCGAGTGTATGGGTGCGCTCCGCGGGAAGGCCGACGGCGACCTCGTGAGCCAGTTGCTCCGCGAGGAGATTCAGAAACGAGCCTGA
- a CDS encoding Lrp/AsnC family transcriptional regulator encodes MDERDVRLLKAISELETGSPERLHEATDIPVSTIHYRLSNLREEGIIANDRYEIDLEELGLGVTVIVEVHADYQGSYEEFADRLLTIEGVTNVYFTMGETDFIVLARLSSSETVERLIADFEQLEGVDRTDSTFVISAIEERDALQSYELETLLEELVDD; translated from the coding sequence ATGGACGAACGCGACGTGCGCTTGCTGAAGGCTATCTCCGAACTCGAGACCGGAAGCCCGGAACGGCTCCACGAGGCGACAGACATTCCGGTGTCGACGATCCACTACCGACTCTCGAACCTCCGCGAAGAGGGGATCATCGCGAACGATCGGTACGAGATCGACCTCGAGGAACTCGGCCTCGGCGTAACAGTCATCGTCGAAGTGCACGCGGACTACCAGGGTTCCTACGAGGAGTTCGCGGACCGTCTGCTGACGATCGAAGGCGTCACGAACGTCTACTTCACGATGGGCGAAACCGACTTCATCGTCCTCGCACGCCTGAGCAGCAGCGAGACCGTCGAACGACTCATCGCCGACTTCGAGCAACTCGAGGGCGTCGACCGAACCGACTCGACGTTCGTGATTTCCGCGATCGAGGAGCGGGACGCGTTACAGAGCTACGAGCTAGAGACGCTGCTCGAGGAACTGGTCGACGACTGA
- a CDS encoding DMT family transporter, protein MTLLGSLPDTYRDGVFFSILALCWGSSFVAIEIGLEYVPPLLFAGLRYALAGAIVLGYAYLATDRIRPATFGEWLAVSVAGVFVIALYHGLLYIGELYVSGAVAATVVSTAPILTVAFAGVLLPSERLSPVGVFGFILGLVGVVLVVQPTPGMLGDDVTYGAALVFASAVAFALGGVLVRPIESNLPLETLQAWAMLLGAGVLLGWAALRGESVAAIEFTTTAILSYVYLTFVSGVFAFLLYFQLLDRSGAVQVNLVGYAEPAVAIVVSWILLGSVVDSLTIVGLVTILVGFVVIKRHAIRRLVRPYWPSDGIQRPHVPDVSSDHQPTRTDGGTSSESDSLE, encoded by the coding sequence ATGACTCTACTCGGATCTCTTCCGGACACGTACCGGGATGGGGTGTTCTTTTCGATACTGGCACTCTGCTGGGGAAGTTCGTTCGTCGCGATCGAAATCGGCCTCGAGTACGTTCCACCGCTGCTGTTCGCAGGGCTTCGCTACGCGCTCGCGGGTGCGATCGTCCTCGGCTACGCGTATCTCGCAACCGATCGGATTCGTCCCGCTACGTTCGGCGAGTGGCTCGCCGTCAGCGTCGCCGGTGTGTTCGTCATCGCGCTCTATCACGGGCTGTTGTACATCGGTGAACTGTACGTCTCGGGCGCGGTCGCCGCGACGGTCGTCAGCACGGCTCCGATCCTCACCGTCGCCTTCGCAGGCGTCTTGTTACCCAGCGAGCGCCTGAGCCCTGTCGGTGTCTTCGGGTTCATCCTGGGACTTGTCGGCGTAGTTCTGGTGGTCCAGCCGACGCCGGGAATGCTCGGCGACGACGTGACCTACGGTGCCGCACTCGTCTTCGCCTCCGCCGTCGCGTTCGCGCTCGGGGGCGTTCTCGTGCGTCCGATCGAGTCGAACCTTCCGCTCGAGACGCTACAGGCCTGGGCAATGTTACTCGGCGCGGGCGTGTTACTCGGCTGGGCGGCTCTGCGTGGCGAGTCGGTAGCAGCGATCGAGTTCACGACGACGGCGATCCTCTCGTATGTCTATCTCACGTTCGTCTCCGGTGTCTTCGCCTTCCTGCTGTACTTCCAGCTGCTCGATCGCAGCGGGGCAGTCCAGGTCAACCTGGTCGGCTACGCCGAACCCGCGGTCGCCATCGTCGTGAGCTGGATCCTGCTCGGCTCGGTCGTCGACTCGCTGACGATCGTCGGGCTCGTGACGATCCTCGTCGGGTTCGTCGTCATCAAACGCCACGCAATTCGACGGCTCGTCCGCCCGTACTGGCCGTCGGACGGAATCCAGCGACCACACGTACCGGACGTCTCGAGCGATCACCAACCGACGCGTACAGATGGCGGAACGTCGTCGGAGTCCGACTCCCTCGAGTAG
- a CDS encoding HEAT repeat domain-containing protein: MQDGDTAYLYELARDSREQELLEYLTEANDPVVRYRAAELLGGLETGTSPELEERIGAALLRAVRTDDRNEVRAAAINAMYLREEGYLDRLLAEVTAAGPDGTPEWMGVDRTADWLDTDYPEFRLIAATALGRIGSDAATDALVGVIGDPDVRVRTKALGACARIGDPSCIDAVASRLDDPQRRVRRTAVMSLASIGTERSIQALASAARSGSEDVRAIAIGSLDQFGSPAPLPLLLDGLEDRSEQVRRTAARTLLELLANAPSDRSHEVRHEIAERICDAAPPNLPSELLAILDENQPQYVRRNATWLLGHVAEHGVELPDESVDYLVEALDDPDEITAEFALSTLAELDDSGLVDRLEAFVDRDDLSGAAKSRAEFVLRKQTTRGPSRKAVVDSVEYTYVAEPFDYTAKKRGQGAGSWIESTE; encoded by the coding sequence ATGCAAGACGGAGATACGGCGTATCTGTACGAACTCGCTCGTGACTCCAGAGAACAGGAGTTACTCGAGTACCTGACGGAAGCGAACGATCCAGTCGTCCGGTACCGGGCAGCGGAATTGCTCGGCGGCCTCGAGACGGGGACGAGTCCGGAACTCGAAGAACGCATCGGGGCAGCGTTACTTCGGGCCGTCCGGACGGACGATCGAAACGAGGTCCGTGCCGCCGCGATCAACGCGATGTACCTCCGCGAGGAAGGATATCTGGACCGGTTACTCGCGGAGGTCACGGCGGCCGGTCCCGACGGAACACCGGAGTGGATGGGAGTCGACCGAACCGCCGACTGGCTCGACACCGACTATCCCGAGTTCCGACTGATCGCAGCCACTGCCCTCGGACGGATCGGCAGTGACGCCGCGACGGACGCGCTCGTCGGTGTGATCGGCGATCCGGACGTACGCGTCAGAACCAAAGCACTCGGGGCGTGTGCCAGGATCGGTGATCCAAGCTGTATCGACGCGGTCGCGTCCCGACTGGACGATCCACAACGACGCGTTCGTCGTACCGCCGTCATGTCGCTTGCTTCGATCGGGACAGAGCGGTCGATTCAGGCGCTTGCGTCCGCAGCACGGTCGGGTAGCGAGGACGTCCGCGCTATCGCGATCGGTTCGCTCGATCAGTTCGGCTCTCCAGCGCCGCTGCCGCTCTTGCTCGACGGACTCGAGGACAGGTCCGAGCAGGTTCGCCGGACTGCGGCACGAACGCTGCTCGAACTGCTGGCCAACGCTCCCAGCGACCGGAGCCACGAGGTTCGCCACGAAATCGCCGAGCGGATCTGCGATGCAGCCCCGCCGAATCTGCCCTCGGAACTCCTGGCGATCCTGGACGAAAATCAACCGCAGTACGTTCGACGGAACGCGACCTGGTTGCTCGGGCACGTTGCCGAACACGGGGTAGAACTGCCGGACGAGAGCGTGGACTATCTCGTCGAAGCCCTCGACGATCCCGACGAGATCACTGCAGAGTTTGCACTCTCGACGCTGGCCGAACTGGACGACTCCGGACTGGTCGATCGACTCGAGGCGTTCGTAGACCGCGACGATCTCTCCGGGGCTGCGAAGTCGAGAGCCGAGTTCGTCCTTCGAAAGCAGACGACTCGCGGTCCATCGCGGAAAGCAGTCGTCGACTCTGTGGAGTACACCTACGTCGCCGAACCGTTCGATTACACGGCGAAAAAGCGGGGACAGGGAGCGGGATCGTGGATCGAATCGACAGAATGA
- a CDS encoding DUF7504 family protein: MVREAVRTHLFDHNERALSREGYQFRWNCPRCGAARAKHEKEDAVWSFEQHLFDHVEQQLETDTHVTDEIGSAGNALVLSSPERANDARIHFFDSCDVAILVTTAVADRLRLLAERGSSWPDRTIVLTTEERPLASVDDLDLRDVPLEVVELDRTLGLDEVGETISRVIAEHNSPNADVSLAFDMLSEVLATNDLEPAFTFFHLLTERVETADAFAHFYCDPDTTAAPTMNLLSELFDARLSVTEDRFVLES; the protein is encoded by the coding sequence GTGGTACGGGAAGCAGTCCGTACCCACCTGTTCGACCACAACGAACGGGCACTCTCCAGGGAAGGCTACCAGTTCCGCTGGAACTGCCCCCGCTGTGGCGCGGCCAGGGCGAAACACGAGAAGGAAGACGCTGTATGGTCGTTCGAACAGCACCTCTTCGATCACGTCGAACAACAGCTCGAGACGGACACCCACGTCACTGACGAGATCGGATCGGCGGGCAACGCCCTGGTACTGTCGTCGCCGGAGCGGGCAAACGACGCCCGCATCCACTTCTTCGACTCCTGTGACGTTGCGATTCTCGTGACGACTGCAGTCGCGGATCGACTGCGATTGCTCGCGGAACGAGGCTCGTCGTGGCCGGATCGAACGATCGTTCTGACGACGGAAGAACGACCGCTTGCGTCGGTCGACGACCTCGATCTTCGCGACGTCCCACTCGAGGTCGTCGAACTGGATCGGACGCTCGGACTGGACGAGGTCGGGGAGACGATCTCGCGTGTCATCGCCGAACACAACTCGCCGAACGCGGACGTCTCGCTTGCCTTCGACATGCTTTCGGAGGTGCTCGCGACGAACGACCTTGAGCCGGCGTTTACGTTCTTCCACCTGCTCACGGAGCGAGTCGAAACCGCCGACGCGTTCGCTCACTTCTACTGTGACCCAGACACGACGGCCGCACCGACGATGAACCTGCTCTCGGAACTGTTCGACGCTCGCCTCTCCGTGACGGAGGACCGATTCGTTCTCGAGTCCTGA